The following are encoded together in the Ovis aries strain OAR_USU_Benz2616 breed Rambouillet chromosome X, ARS-UI_Ramb_v3.0, whole genome shotgun sequence genome:
- the SASH3 gene encoding SAM and SH3 domain-containing protein 3, with the protein MLRRKPSNASEKEPTQKKKLSLQRSSSFKDFAKSKPSSPVVSEKEFNLDDNIPEDESGVPTPEDAEKSGKKLGKKWRAVISRTMNRKTGKKMVKALSEEMGDTLEEGSASPTSPDCSLDSPGPEKMALAFSEQEEQELPALSRQTSTGSELCSPSPGSGNLGEESTAPQYTGPFCGRARVHTDFTPSPYDRDSLKLQKGDVIQIVEKPPVGTWLGLLNGRLGSFKFIYVDVLPEEAVGPARPSRRQSKGKRPKTKTLHELLERIGLEEHTSTLLLNGYQTLEDFKELRETHLNELNIMDPQHRAKLLTAAELLLDYDTGSEEAEEGTESGQEPAVSTVAEPKVDIPRDSGCFEGSESGRDEAELAGTEEQLHGLSLSGAP; encoded by the exons ATGTTGCGCCGTAAGCCCTCCAACGCCAGCGAGAAAGAGCCTACTCAGAAGAAAAAG CTCTCCCTTCAGCGCTCCAGCAGCTTCAAAGATTTTGCCAAATCCAAACCCAGCTCCCCTGTGGTGAGCGAGAAGGAATTTAATCTGGATGATAAT ATTCCAGAAGATGAGTCAGGTGTGCCGACCCCAGAGGATGCCGAGAAGAGCGGCAAGAAGCTGGGGAAGAAGTGGAGAGCGGTGATTTCCCGAACCATGAACAGGAAGACGGGCAAGAAGATGGTGAAGGCCCTGTCAGAGGAGATG ggagatactctggaggagggctCAGCGTCCCCAACGTCTCCAGACTGCAGCCTGGACAGCCCCGGCCCTGAGAAGATGGCGCTGGCTTTTTCTGAGCAGGAGGAGCAGGAGCTCCCAGCTCTCAGCCGCCAGACATCCACAG GCAGTGaactctgcagccccagcccAGGTTCTGGAAACCTTGGGGAGGAATCGACTGCACCACAGTACACGGGCCCCTTCTGTGGCCGGGCACGAGTCCACACCGACTTCACTCCCAGCCCCTATGACCGTGACTCACTGAAGCTGCAG aAAGGAGACGTGATCCAGATCGTTGAAAAGCCACCCGTGGGCACATGGCTGGGCCTGCTCAACGGCAGGCTGGGCTCTTTCAAGTTCATCTACGTGGATGTGCTGCCCGAGGAGGCTGTGGGGCCTGCGCGCCCCAGCCGCCGACAGAGCAAGGGCAAGAGGCCCAAGACCAAGACTCTGCATGAGCTGCTGGAGCGCATCGGCCTTGAG GAGCACACATCCACTCTGCTGCTCAACGGCTACCAGACACTGGAGGACTTCAAAGAGCTACGGGAAACACACCTCAATGAGCTAAACATCATGGACCCGCAGCATCGGGCCAAGCTGCTCACGGCCGCCGAGCTGCTGCTGGACTATGACA CTGGCAGTGAGGAGGCGGAAGAGGGCACAGAGAGTGGCCAGGAGCCAGCGGTGAGCACAGTGGCAGAGCCCAAGGTGGACATCCCACGCGACTCTGGCTGCTTCGAGGGCTCTGAGAGCGGGCGTGATGAGGCAGAGCTGGCGGGCACCGAGGAGCAACTGCATGGCCTCTCCCTGTCTGGGGCCCCTTGA